A DNA window from Hymenobacter aquaticus contains the following coding sequences:
- the scpA gene encoding methylmalonyl-CoA mutase gives MKPDFAHIPYDAAPLPAPAPTPTGTTTPEGITVKSHYSAEDVAGLDHLGFGAGTAPYLRGPYATMYVQNPWTIRQYAGFSTAEESNAFYRRNLAGGQKGLSVAFDLATHRGYDSDHPRVVGDVGKAGVAIDSVEDMKILFDQIPLDQMSVSMTMNGAVLPIMAFYIVAAEEQGVSPEKLAGTIQNDILKEFMVRNTYIYPPAPSMRIIADIFAYTAKNMPKFNSISISGYHMQEAGATADIELAYTLADGLEYVRAGLAVGMDVDQFAPRLSFFWAIGMNHFMEIAKLRAGRLLWAKLMKQFNPTNPKSLALRTHCQTSGYSLTEQDPFNNVARTAIEALAAALGGTQSLHTNALDEAIALPTDFSARIARNTQLYLQHETDITRVVDPWGGSYYVESLTHELADKAWALIQEVEALGGMAKAIETGLPKMRIEEASARKQARIDSGKEVVVGVNKYRLTDRQLGEEQQIDVLDIDNAAVRESQIERLTKIKAERDNEAVQAALQALTDAAKAGMSASPPGPLSENGEGVRSTIESDESLSSGSPSPLSERGPGGEAPSSNLLELAVQAARVRATLGEISDALEAVYGRHQATIRAISGVYSAEMNYDEEFAKARAAADAFAAAEGRRPRMMVAKMGQDGHDRGSKIIATSFADVGFDVDIAPLFQTPAEVARQATENDVHVVGVSSLAAGHKTLIPQLIQELRQLGREDILVIAGGVIPAQDYDFLYNVGVAGVYGPGTVIAVAAQEILRKLND, from the coding sequence ATGAAACCCGACTTCGCCCACATTCCCTACGACGCCGCTCCCCTGCCCGCCCCGGCTCCCACTCCCACCGGCACCACCACGCCCGAGGGCATCACGGTGAAAAGCCACTACTCGGCCGAGGACGTGGCCGGACTCGACCACCTGGGCTTCGGGGCCGGCACGGCACCCTACCTGCGCGGACCCTACGCCACGATGTACGTGCAGAACCCCTGGACCATCCGGCAGTACGCGGGCTTTAGCACGGCCGAGGAATCCAACGCCTTCTACCGCCGCAACCTGGCCGGGGGCCAAAAGGGCCTGTCCGTAGCCTTCGACCTGGCCACCCACCGGGGCTACGACTCCGACCACCCCCGCGTGGTGGGCGACGTGGGCAAGGCCGGCGTGGCCATTGACTCGGTGGAGGACATGAAGATCCTCTTCGACCAGATTCCCCTGGATCAGATGTCGGTGTCGATGACCATGAACGGGGCCGTGCTGCCGATTATGGCCTTCTACATCGTGGCGGCCGAGGAGCAGGGCGTGAGCCCCGAGAAGCTGGCGGGCACCATTCAGAACGACATTCTGAAGGAGTTCATGGTGCGCAACACCTATATCTACCCGCCCGCGCCCAGCATGCGCATCATTGCCGACATCTTCGCCTACACCGCGAAGAATATGCCCAAGTTCAACTCCATCAGCATCTCGGGCTACCACATGCAGGAAGCCGGGGCCACGGCCGACATTGAGCTGGCCTACACCCTGGCCGACGGCCTGGAATACGTGCGCGCCGGCCTGGCCGTGGGCATGGACGTCGACCAGTTTGCGCCCCGCCTTTCCTTCTTCTGGGCCATTGGCATGAACCACTTCATGGAAATTGCCAAGCTGCGGGCCGGCCGCCTGCTCTGGGCCAAGCTGATGAAGCAGTTCAACCCCACGAACCCCAAAAGCCTGGCCCTGCGCACCCACTGCCAGACTTCGGGCTACTCGCTCACCGAGCAGGACCCGTTCAACAACGTGGCCCGCACCGCCATTGAGGCCCTGGCCGCGGCCCTGGGCGGCACCCAGAGCCTGCACACCAACGCCCTCGACGAGGCCATTGCCCTGCCCACCGACTTCTCGGCCCGCATTGCCCGCAACACCCAGCTCTACCTCCAGCACGAAACCGACATTACCCGCGTCGTGGACCCCTGGGGCGGCTCCTACTACGTGGAGAGCCTGACCCACGAGCTGGCCGACAAAGCCTGGGCCCTGATTCAGGAAGTAGAAGCCCTGGGCGGCATGGCCAAGGCCATTGAAACCGGCCTGCCCAAGATGCGCATCGAGGAAGCCTCGGCCCGCAAGCAGGCCCGCATCGACTCGGGCAAGGAAGTAGTGGTGGGCGTGAACAAGTACCGCCTCACCGACCGGCAGCTGGGCGAGGAGCAGCAGATCGACGTGCTCGACATCGACAACGCCGCCGTGCGCGAGTCCCAGATTGAGCGCCTCACCAAAATCAAGGCCGAGCGCGACAACGAGGCCGTGCAAGCCGCCTTGCAGGCGCTGACGGATGCGGCTAAGGCCGGGATGAGCGCCTCACCCCCCGGCCCCCTCTCCGAAAATGGAGAGGGGGTGCGTTCAACGATTGAATCCGACGAATCTTTATCGTCAGGCTCCCCCTCTCCTCTTTCGGAGAGGGGGCCGGGGGGTGAGGCGCCCTCCAGCAACCTCCTAGAGCTAGCCGTGCAGGCCGCCCGGGTGCGCGCTACCCTGGGTGAGATTTCCGATGCCCTGGAAGCCGTGTACGGCCGCCACCAGGCTACCATCCGGGCTATTTCGGGCGTGTACTCGGCCGAGATGAACTACGACGAGGAGTTTGCCAAAGCCCGGGCCGCCGCCGATGCCTTTGCCGCCGCCGAAGGCCGCCGCCCCCGCATGATGGTCGCCAAAATGGGCCAGGACGGCCACGACCGGGGCTCCAAGATCATTGCCACCTCCTTTGCCGACGTGGGCTTCGACGTGGACATCGCGCCCCTGTTCCAGACGCCCGCCGAAGTAGCCCGCCAGGCCACCGAAAACGACGTGCACGTAGTGGGCGTGAGCAGCCTAGCCGCCGGCCACAAAACCCTAATTCCCCAGCTGATTCAGGAGCTGCGCCAGCTCGGCCGCGAAGACATCCTCGTCATTGCCGGCGGCGTCATCCCCGCCCAGGACTACGACTTCCTCTACAACGTCGGCGTGGCTGGGGTATATGGTCCGGGAACGGTCATTGCCGTAGCGGCGCAGGAGATTCTGCGGAAGCTAAACGACTAA
- a CDS encoding outer membrane beta-barrel protein has translation MGKKLRSMYVRIVGLLGIAALLLPATAQAQTGRQPGYVVPLTGDTIRGTVVVNRTQRNAQLCEFEATGQSQLRQYAPAELRGYGAQGISYESQPVRLSANAAPEPVFLEVVTRGVMTLYALQNGLTERFFLAGYRPGKLVELEMRVAMVKRGPREYLAKQRLYQDTLAEAFRACPDQARRGAMAEFRLGELEKVVRSYNLCADPQSAGERTTKRGHLNVGAVLGYNFYSQLSLGTGKNTDAHNQILEGNGYGTGGLELVYTPGFKGAPFTVRASFLYEPSRTFISNRNFYPQETRDNEALLQFSYLTIPAMVRYRVGQHRLRPYAEAGLLLNLLVSMEQDYVTFTYNSTGSVPYTTPLLGEYKSVTFGSGIGGGVEVLLPAGTTLSVGVSARLMQGPDKYEGGSTMKNVGLLVGYTFGQ, from the coding sequence ATGGGAAAGAAATTACGCTCTATGTACGTACGGATAGTAGGGTTGCTCGGCATTGCCGCGCTGCTGCTGCCCGCCACCGCCCAGGCCCAGACGGGCCGCCAGCCCGGCTACGTCGTGCCCCTCACCGGCGACACAATCCGGGGAACGGTAGTGGTCAACCGCACCCAGCGCAACGCCCAGCTCTGCGAGTTCGAGGCCACCGGCCAGAGCCAGCTTCGGCAGTACGCGCCCGCCGAGCTGCGCGGCTACGGTGCCCAGGGAATCAGCTACGAAAGCCAGCCGGTGCGCCTGAGCGCCAATGCCGCGCCGGAGCCGGTGTTTCTGGAAGTCGTCACCCGCGGGGTAATGACGCTCTATGCCCTGCAGAATGGCCTGACGGAGCGGTTTTTCCTGGCGGGCTACCGCCCCGGGAAGCTGGTGGAGCTCGAAATGCGGGTAGCGATGGTGAAGCGCGGCCCCCGGGAGTATCTGGCCAAACAGCGCCTGTACCAGGACACGCTAGCCGAGGCGTTTCGGGCCTGCCCCGACCAGGCCCGGCGCGGGGCCATGGCTGAGTTCCGGCTGGGCGAGCTGGAAAAGGTGGTGCGCAGCTACAACCTGTGCGCCGATCCGCAGAGCGCTGGCGAGCGGACAACCAAGCGGGGGCATCTCAACGTTGGGGCCGTGCTCGGGTATAACTTCTACAGTCAGCTGTCGTTGGGTACGGGCAAGAACACGGATGCCCATAACCAGATCCTGGAGGGTAACGGCTACGGGACGGGCGGGCTGGAGCTGGTGTATACGCCCGGCTTTAAGGGGGCGCCCTTCACCGTGCGGGCCTCTTTTCTCTACGAGCCCAGCCGCACCTTTATTTCCAACCGCAACTTCTATCCTCAGGAAACCCGGGACAATGAGGCCCTGCTGCAATTCAGCTACCTGACCATTCCAGCCATGGTGCGTTACCGGGTGGGGCAGCACCGGCTGCGGCCGTACGCCGAGGCCGGCTTGCTGCTAAATCTGCTGGTGAGCATGGAGCAGGACTACGTAACCTTTACGTATAACAGCACCGGCAGCGTGCCGTATACCACTCCGCTGCTGGGAGAATACAAGAGCGTTACGTTTGGCAGCGGCATCGGGGGCGGCGTGGAAGTACTGCTGCCGGCCGGCACCACGCTGTCGGTGGGCGTAAGCGCGCGGCTGATGCAAGGGCCCGACAAATACGAGGGCGGCTCAACGATGAAAAATGTCGGGCTGCTGGTCGGCTACACGTTTGGGCAGTAG
- a CDS encoding winged helix-turn-helix transcriptional regulator, with product MRHTYHDVEFCATRVALSLLAGKWKPILFFHLFAGPRRFSELWRDIPRVSKKVLLEQLRQLEAAGLVERTVHNGFPPEVTYQLSAKGAELGPILRRLDEWAVKHIEGVVQIS from the coding sequence ATGCGCCACACCTACCACGACGTCGAGTTTTGCGCCACCCGCGTGGCCTTGAGTCTGCTGGCGGGCAAGTGGAAGCCCATCCTCTTCTTCCACCTGTTCGCCGGTCCGCGCCGCTTTTCGGAGCTGTGGCGCGACATCCCGCGGGTGTCGAAGAAGGTGCTGCTCGAACAGCTGCGGCAGCTGGAAGCCGCCGGCCTGGTAGAGCGCACCGTGCACAACGGCTTTCCGCCCGAAGTCACCTACCAGCTCTCGGCCAAGGGCGCGGAGCTGGGCCCCATCCTGCGCCGCCTCGATGAGTGGGCCGTCAAGCACATCGAGGGCGTGGTGCAGATTTCGTAA
- a CDS encoding outer membrane beta-barrel protein, whose translation MPRKLLHLSCALVSALGALILLPATAQAQTGRQPGYIVPLAGDTVRGTLVLGRAQRNALLCEFQAAGQAAAKQYQPAELRGYGTAGLVYAAYQVPRSADSVTTARKSVFLELLVPGPLQLYSLKEESKERFFIGTQPTEQLMELKQRKTSVQRAGKQFVITERMYQDTLVRVLRACPEQAARAKDVLFNAPDLTRVITNYNQCVAPQLPKQSTPTAKRNTIGFGLVLGTSLADQMVLGEGKGESELAWKYQGKRYLMGGVDISLTPGFKGAPFSVHSGLLYERGRTFTAHDVFFPTLSKAQDAIIELDYLVLPLLARYRLGQGVFRVYAEAGPLFRFLTATRQNQVVYTSTNPQAAPIVFPLIANPSAVSVGVGAGLGTEVMIPGGRPLSVSIRGEKSTGPDNQGNSSTYTNVSLLLGYSLTK comes from the coding sequence ATGCCTAGAAAGCTACTTCACCTATCCTGCGCCCTGGTTTCAGCCTTGGGCGCCCTGATCCTGCTGCCCGCCACCGCCCAGGCCCAGACCGGGCGCCAGCCGGGCTACATCGTGCCCCTGGCCGGCGACACCGTGCGGGGTACGCTGGTGCTGGGGCGGGCCCAGCGCAATGCCCTGCTCTGCGAGTTTCAGGCCGCTGGTCAAGCGGCGGCCAAACAGTACCAGCCGGCTGAGCTACGCGGCTACGGCACCGCCGGCTTGGTCTACGCTGCCTACCAAGTGCCCCGCTCGGCCGATTCGGTGACCACCGCCCGCAAATCTGTCTTCCTGGAGCTGCTCGTGCCCGGACCGCTGCAACTCTACAGCCTGAAAGAAGAAAGCAAAGAGCGGTTTTTCATCGGCACCCAGCCGACGGAGCAACTCATGGAGCTGAAGCAGCGCAAAACCAGCGTGCAGCGTGCCGGCAAGCAGTTCGTTATTACGGAGCGAATGTACCAGGATACCCTGGTCAGAGTACTGCGGGCGTGCCCGGAGCAGGCGGCCCGCGCCAAAGACGTTCTGTTCAACGCCCCGGACCTGACCCGGGTCATCACCAACTACAATCAGTGCGTAGCCCCGCAGCTGCCGAAGCAGTCGACGCCTACTGCCAAGCGCAATACGATAGGTTTTGGCTTGGTCCTGGGCACCAGCCTTGCCGACCAGATGGTGCTGGGAGAAGGCAAGGGGGAAAGCGAGCTGGCCTGGAAGTACCAGGGAAAGCGCTACCTCATGGGCGGCGTGGATATTTCTCTGACGCCGGGCTTCAAAGGAGCGCCGTTCTCTGTTCATTCAGGCTTGCTCTACGAGCGAGGCCGCACCTTCACGGCCCACGACGTGTTTTTTCCAACCCTGTCGAAGGCACAGGATGCCATCATTGAGCTGGATTACCTGGTGTTGCCCCTGCTGGCGCGCTACCGCCTCGGACAGGGAGTGTTTCGGGTATACGCCGAAGCGGGCCCGTTATTCCGCTTCCTCACCGCCACCCGGCAAAACCAAGTGGTGTACACGTCGACCAACCCACAGGCGGCTCCTATCGTGTTTCCCCTGATAGCCAATCCTTCCGCTGTCAGTGTGGGCGTGGGAGCCGGCCTGGGAACCGAAGTGATGATTCCCGGCGGCCGACCATTATCGGTAAGCATTCGGGGCGAGAAAAGCACGGGGCCAGACAACCAGGGCAATTCCTCTACTTATACCAACGTGAGTCTGCTGCTGGGCTATTCACTCACCAAGTAG
- a CDS encoding T9SS type A sorting domain-containing protein, with amino-acid sequence MKQLFLALALFLSLTVHAQTPAWNWLHSVAGANSVTDMAMLPTGDFLVTGRFDNSLQLSNRLLTSPGRCLYVARLNASGQVQQVTKIAVGSDALLTSVAADRSGNAYLTGYFRGTLTYGSGTQVTAQSPGATDVLLVKYAANGTIGWVRQASSTGPEPYSTPNTGWSVAVDAAGNSYVGGSVSGATVQFGSRSFSNRQNQAFVASYSPQGTVRWVNVWSAPAGSEGRSAVRATAVDASGNCYVGGNFSASLVVNGTSLQPADANSNLFLLRFSTSQGQLQWAKAPAGYGDGRNVATDAAGKIYFAESFSGAATFGATTLTSTGGTDIFLTRYNAQGQSEWATALGGPNYDFATDIAVDQMTGQAYLIGSQANSQSFITRFQATGQVASTTLVGGPGTSAGGCLVLDGRNNVYTAGTATGTCQFGPYATAGTATNCYLARLGTTTAARTQAGALESTVYPNPAQDHFTLRVPAAEAQQLVKATLYNSFGRIVAQQTLRGTEATFNTAALPGGLYVLNLESGQQVTSQLITVR; translated from the coding sequence ATGAAACAACTTTTCCTCGCCCTCGCCCTGTTTCTGTCCCTCACCGTTCACGCCCAAACCCCGGCCTGGAACTGGCTGCATTCCGTGGCCGGGGCTAATTCCGTTACCGATATGGCCATGCTGCCCACCGGCGACTTCCTCGTCACGGGCCGCTTCGACAATAGTTTGCAGCTCAGCAACCGCCTGCTCACCAGCCCCGGCCGGTGCCTCTACGTCGCCCGCCTCAACGCCAGCGGGCAGGTGCAGCAGGTCACCAAAATTGCCGTGGGCTCCGATGCGCTGCTCACCAGCGTGGCCGCCGACCGGAGCGGCAACGCCTACCTGACCGGCTATTTCCGCGGCACGCTCACCTACGGCAGCGGCACGCAGGTAACCGCGCAGAGCCCCGGCGCCACCGACGTGCTGCTGGTCAAATACGCCGCCAACGGCACTATCGGCTGGGTGCGCCAGGCCAGCAGCACCGGCCCCGAGCCATATTCTACCCCGAACACGGGCTGGTCGGTGGCCGTGGATGCGGCCGGCAACAGCTACGTGGGCGGCTCGGTGAGCGGCGCGACGGTACAGTTTGGCAGCCGCAGCTTCAGCAACCGCCAGAACCAGGCTTTCGTGGCCAGCTACTCGCCCCAGGGCACCGTGCGCTGGGTGAACGTGTGGAGCGCTCCGGCCGGCAGTGAGGGCCGCAGCGCCGTCCGGGCCACGGCCGTGGATGCCAGCGGCAACTGCTACGTGGGCGGCAACTTCTCGGCCAGCCTGGTCGTCAACGGCACCAGCCTGCAGCCCGCCGACGCCAACAGCAACCTGTTTCTGCTGCGCTTCAGCACCAGCCAGGGGCAGCTGCAATGGGCCAAAGCCCCGGCCGGCTACGGCGACGGCCGCAACGTAGCTACCGATGCGGCCGGCAAGATTTACTTTGCCGAGAGCTTCAGCGGCGCGGCCACGTTCGGGGCCACCACGCTCACTAGCACCGGCGGCACCGACATCTTCCTGACGCGCTACAACGCCCAGGGCCAGAGCGAGTGGGCTACGGCCCTGGGCGGCCCCAACTACGACTTCGCCACCGATATTGCCGTCGACCAGATGACGGGCCAGGCTTACCTAATCGGCTCCCAGGCCAACAGCCAGAGCTTTATTACCCGCTTTCAGGCTACCGGGCAGGTGGCCAGCACCACGCTGGTGGGCGGCCCCGGTACCAGCGCGGGCGGCTGCCTGGTGCTGGATGGGCGCAACAACGTGTACACGGCCGGCACGGCCACGGGCACCTGCCAATTTGGGCCCTACGCCACCGCCGGCACCGCTACCAACTGCTACCTGGCCCGCCTGGGCACAACCACCGCGGCCCGCACTCAGGCCGGGGCCCTGGAAAGCACCGTGTACCCCAACCCGGCCCAGGACCATTTTACCCTGCGCGTGCCAGCTGCCGAGGCTCAGCAGCTGGTGAAGGCCACGCTCTACAACTCCTTCGGCCGGATTGTAGCCCAGCAAACCCTGCGCGGAACCGAGGCCACGTTTAACACCGCGGCCCTGCCCGGCGGCCTGTACGTGCTCAACCTGGAAAGCGGGCAGCAAGTCACGAGCCAGCTGATAACGGTGCGGTAG
- a CDS encoding MBL fold metallo-hydrolase, whose amino-acid sequence MQVQLIRNATLLLKVGGKTLLVDPLLAPRFQYDPIPQTANPIRNPTAELPFAAAELPALVASLDAVLLTHTHLDHWDPVAQQLLPKALPILCQPADAETLRAAGFTQVLPIDPERDWEGIRIYRTGGQHGLGDIGRRMGTVSGFVLEAEGQRLYLAGDTIWCEEVQQALDRYQPTTIIVNAGAAQFLQGGPIVMTAADVAQVARHAPRATIHAVHLEAVNHCAEDRAATRAYLAQQGLAARVHVPTDGQWLTM is encoded by the coding sequence ATGCAAGTCCAACTAATCCGCAATGCCACGCTGCTGCTCAAAGTCGGTGGCAAAACCCTGCTCGTCGACCCGCTGCTGGCCCCGCGCTTCCAGTACGACCCCATCCCGCAGACCGCCAACCCCATCCGCAACCCCACCGCCGAGCTGCCCTTTGCCGCCGCCGAGTTGCCCGCCCTGGTCGCCTCCCTCGACGCGGTGCTGCTTACCCACACCCACCTCGACCACTGGGACCCGGTAGCCCAGCAGCTCCTGCCCAAGGCCCTGCCCATCCTCTGCCAGCCCGCCGACGCGGAAACCCTGCGCGCCGCCGGCTTCACCCAGGTGCTGCCCATCGACCCCGAGCGCGACTGGGAAGGCATCCGCATCTACCGCACCGGCGGGCAGCACGGCCTGGGCGACATCGGGCGGCGCATGGGCACTGTCTCGGGCTTCGTGCTGGAGGCCGAGGGCCAGCGCCTCTACCTGGCCGGCGACACTATCTGGTGCGAAGAAGTGCAGCAGGCCCTCGACCGCTACCAGCCCACGACCATCATCGTCAACGCCGGGGCGGCCCAGTTTCTGCAAGGCGGCCCCATCGTCATGACGGCCGCCGACGTGGCCCAGGTAGCCCGCCACGCCCCCCGGGCCACCATCCATGCCGTGCACCTGGAAGCCGTAAACCACTGCGCCGAAGACCGCGCCGCCACCCGCGCCTACCTGGCCCAGCAGGGCCTCGCCGCCCGCGTCCACGTCCCCACCGACGGCCAGTGGCTGACGATGTAG
- a CDS encoding J domain-containing protein, with protein MQDYYRLLGVPFTASQLEIERAYQQQKARLSRRTADPAMQARLQEVHTGYEILGHPGRRLAYNVLLAQEPPAPAPPPSALQLMLARYAPAARWLNAALVAFCLLLALDWALPPRQYANEVVLVRQIVSVSSSASDPQMAYDVTTPRTTFRVPSRFGHRVRKGQRLTSVSQTPLLGIVRRIVSPPTAPGEPAEIKVSGGTIYGSFSLLPVMLLIVAGLGLLPGRSPELRVNTAVVGALLAVVALVVLVWF; from the coding sequence ATGCAGGATTATTACCGCCTTCTGGGCGTCCCGTTTACGGCTAGTCAGCTGGAAATTGAGCGTGCCTACCAGCAGCAGAAGGCCCGGCTAAGCCGGCGCACCGCCGATCCGGCCATGCAGGCCCGCCTGCAGGAAGTGCATACCGGTTACGAAATTCTGGGTCACCCCGGCCGGCGCCTGGCCTACAACGTGCTGCTGGCCCAGGAGCCACCCGCCCCCGCGCCCCCGCCCAGCGCCCTGCAGCTGATGCTGGCCCGCTATGCCCCAGCGGCCCGCTGGCTGAATGCGGCCCTGGTGGCCTTTTGCCTGCTGCTGGCCCTCGACTGGGCCTTGCCGCCCCGGCAGTACGCCAACGAAGTAGTGCTGGTCCGCCAGATCGTGTCGGTGTCGTCGTCGGCTTCCGATCCGCAGATGGCCTACGACGTGACGACGCCCCGCACCACGTTTCGGGTACCCAGCCGGTTTGGGCACCGCGTCCGGAAAGGGCAGCGCCTGACTTCGGTAAGCCAAACGCCGCTGCTGGGCATCGTGCGCCGCATTGTTTCGCCGCCCACGGCTCCCGGCGAGCCGGCGGAAATCAAAGTTTCCGGGGGCACGATTTACGGCTCGTTCAGCTTGCTGCCGGTTATGCTGCTCATCGTGGCCGGGCTGGGGCTGCTGCCGGGCCGCTCCCCCGAGCTGCGCGTCAATACGGCGGTGGTCGGGGCCTTGCTGGCCGTGGTGGCGCTGGTGGTGCTGGTGTGGTTCTAG
- a CDS encoding AAA family ATPase — translation MVEKLIIQNFAGLNLEIELGEITIFIGPQASGKSICARCIYWFKSFLSRLEISINNNEDKRKFDESCLRNFKEYFSSIVSTTREFHIHYQIGKLSIKLTQTNNKLKIIYSPLIQAASNKFRVRTNKIKNKYSSSKFRPNNILRYQQVQEFTEARTAWAMEIWSLADGNPIRNQAFVLAGRSIFSALQGSILTFLSNNTLKDPLMRDFLREYEYARQDQPQPTNPLLKSIIPLVESILKGQLLTQKDDNYLILSDGRKISLTDASSGQQEAFPLILFLLSYLDDSRNGFLGPHMLYIEEPEAHIFPESQRVMAQLMTNIYNETEDLKYIITTHSPYLLSSFNNLIYAHQLAERLQDQPNELKKLYKIVPKSQQVPLSDFRVYGLENGKAISLIDHELGLISASLLDSASDVTAEQFGDLMALDPTTQA, via the coding sequence ATGGTTGAAAAGCTTATCATTCAAAATTTTGCTGGACTTAACTTAGAAATTGAGTTGGGAGAAATAACTATTTTCATTGGTCCGCAAGCCAGTGGAAAAAGCATATGCGCTAGGTGTATATATTGGTTTAAATCTTTTTTATCAAGACTAGAAATATCTATCAACAATAATGAAGACAAAAGGAAGTTCGACGAAAGTTGTTTGAGGAATTTTAAAGAATATTTCTCTAGCATTGTGAGTACAACCAGAGAATTTCATATTCATTATCAAATAGGCAAATTATCAATTAAATTAACTCAGACTAATAACAAACTTAAAATAATATATTCACCATTGATACAGGCAGCATCAAATAAATTTAGAGTACGTACGAATAAAATAAAAAACAAGTATTCATCTTCTAAATTCCGACCAAATAATATCTTACGTTATCAGCAAGTACAGGAATTTACAGAGGCACGCACAGCGTGGGCAATGGAGATATGGTCCCTTGCAGATGGGAACCCTATAAGAAACCAGGCTTTTGTGCTAGCTGGGCGTTCTATTTTTTCTGCTTTGCAAGGATCTATACTCACTTTTCTATCTAACAACACTCTTAAAGACCCATTAATGCGAGACTTTTTAAGAGAATATGAATACGCACGACAAGACCAGCCACAGCCAACCAATCCATTACTTAAATCTATTATACCTTTAGTTGAATCAATACTTAAAGGGCAATTACTCACACAAAAAGATGACAACTACTTAATCCTTTCTGATGGCAGAAAAATATCTTTGACCGATGCTTCATCCGGTCAGCAAGAAGCATTTCCGTTAATACTTTTTCTACTTAGCTATTTAGATGACTCACGCAATGGATTTCTTGGGCCACACATGCTTTATATTGAGGAACCAGAGGCTCACATTTTCCCAGAATCCCAGCGAGTAATGGCGCAGTTAATGACTAATATTTACAACGAAACTGAAGATTTGAAATATATCATCACTACACATAGTCCTTATCTACTTTCCTCCTTCAACAATCTCATCTACGCTCACCAACTCGCTGAACGCCTCCAAGACCAACCTAACGAGCTGAAGAAGCTCTACAAAATAGTTCCGAAAAGCCAGCAGGTTCCCTTGTCGGATTTTCGGGTATATGGACTCGAAAACGGCAAGGCCATTTCGCTTATCGACCATGAGCTAGGCCTAATATCTGCCTCCCTGCTCGATAGCGCCTCCGACGTTACGGCCGAACAGTTCGGTGATCTTATGGCCTTGGACCCCACCACGCAGGCCTGA
- a CDS encoding metal-dependent hydrolase, with the protein MPSTQLQLLGHASFRITTPEGRVILLDPWLTNNPFIPENLRQPERADLVLITHGHDDHFDPELPALLARTGAKVVAPAPVRYYLYEQGLAPEQFEPMNVGGGISVLDLRLTMTVAQHAAHVDLPGNKSGFQHEAVGYILACSDGTVLYAAGDTGLFGDMRLLADLYQPTVALLPIGDRYTMGPREAAYAARLLRVPHVVPFHYGTFASLVGTPEQLRAHLTPADAVTVHALRAGETLALAELRA; encoded by the coding sequence ATGCCTTCCACCCAGCTCCAGCTGCTCGGCCACGCCAGCTTCCGCATCACCACGCCCGAGGGCCGCGTTATCCTGCTCGACCCGTGGCTGACCAACAACCCTTTTATTCCGGAAAACCTGCGCCAGCCCGAGCGGGCCGACCTGGTGCTCATCACCCACGGCCACGACGACCATTTCGACCCCGAGCTGCCGGCCCTGCTGGCCCGCACCGGAGCCAAGGTGGTAGCCCCGGCTCCGGTGCGGTACTACCTCTACGAGCAGGGCCTCGCGCCCGAGCAGTTTGAGCCCATGAACGTGGGCGGCGGCATCAGCGTGTTGGATCTGCGCCTGACCATGACCGTGGCCCAGCACGCGGCCCACGTCGACTTGCCCGGCAACAAAAGCGGCTTTCAGCACGAGGCCGTGGGCTACATTCTGGCTTGCTCCGACGGCACCGTGCTCTACGCCGCCGGCGACACGGGCCTGTTTGGCGACATGCGCCTGCTGGCCGACCTCTACCAGCCCACCGTAGCCCTGCTGCCCATCGGCGACCGGTACACGATGGGGCCGCGCGAGGCGGCCTACGCGGCCCGGCTGCTGCGGGTGCCGCATGTGGTGCCGTTTCACTACGGCACCTTTGCTTCCCTGGTGGGCACACCCGAGCAGCTGCGGGCCCACCTCACCCCCGCCGATGCCGTGACGGTACATGCCCTGCGCGCCGGCGAAACCCTGGCGCTGGCCGAGCTGCGGGCCTAG